aatattatattaaaaaACTAGCAGTCAGCAAACATTTTAGTAGCTTGTACCGAGTTTGAGGAACACGAGGTTTAACGACGTACTCTACAAACGACTAACATGACAGCTATACTGGAAATAGTTATATCACATTGCTAGCATAGACTTTATTCATATTGATTGAGACGTTGATATCCAAATATCTCGTAGTCGTCGTCGTATTGATCACGAAGACGTTGAAACTGAACGGTAGAAAGCTGAGAGAAATAGCTGTACTTTGTTTCGTTACCCGATCGATTGTCGTGCGGCAGATGCAGCCAAGAGGGAGCTCCAACAGATCTGAGCAGATAATCTGATTCCTCAGCAAGACCAGTACTATCCATGTCAACGAGGAAATCATAATCAATGTGACAAGGATGGCAAATCAAGTTGATTGGCCTCCAGTGAATGTTAAGATCTAGATACCTTTCCTTTTTGCCATAGAAACGAGTGATATAATTGACAAAATGAGGAAAGCTGATGTTGTTCCAAGCATCCCTTTTATTCTTTCCTCGATTAAAACtcttgttgtactgtacaaccCATTTGCAAACTTTTTTTTGACCAGCAGTTTTATGCAATCTAATCTGTCTGTAGTCGGAAACGACACGTTGAAGAGGCTCTCTGTACGACATGAATTTCGTGTAGTTCTTCAACCTCCACTCGATATCCGCATTGCTGTGATACTTTTCACTCAAGCGCGTTAGATACTGGAAGTCGTGGTGCAAAGCGTTGTCTACCGCCTCTTTTACGTTCGAAAACCTTCCCGCCAGGATGAGCATCATGCTACGCCAGGACGTTGTCCCCGATTTTCTGACAGGACACCAAATGAGTCGGTGTTCGTCGTCCACCACCATTGTGGCGTACAAAAGTTGCTTTTCTTTTGCCGTAAGAGATTGCTGAAATTGTGCGCAGGCTCGCTTCAATGATTC
The DNA window shown above is from Corticium candelabrum chromosome 13, ooCorCand1.1, whole genome shotgun sequence and carries:
- the LOC134188879 gene encoding carbohydrate sulfotransferase 8-like, with product MQLPFRRTSGLIVLIAISLMTYSAVLLCKREAVPEIIKLPLPATRTNALFRFRLRKESLKRACAQFQQSLTAKEKQLLYATMVVDDEHRLIWCPVRKSGTTSWRSMMLILAGRFSNVKEAVDNALHHDFQYLTRLSEKYHSNADIEWRLKNYTKFMSYREPLQRVVSDYRQIRLHKTAGQKKVCKWVVQYNKSFNRGKNKRDAWNNISFPHFVNYITRFYGKKERYLDLNIHWRPINLICHPCHIDYDFLVDMDSTGLAEESDYLLRSVGAPSWLHLPHDNRSGNETKYSYFSQLSTVQFQRLRDQYDDDYEIFGYQRLNQYE